The proteins below come from a single Chitinophaga pinensis DSM 2588 genomic window:
- a CDS encoding flippase, with amino-acid sequence MHKIFTNGGWLLADKLARLFIGLITMAMIARHIGPEAFGIWNYALALTAIVGSLAILGLDKVVVKEVVSHPQRENGIIASTLVIRFAAGLLAFLVCTAVVYFTKSDSPLYLYCTLITGLTIILQSFDVFDYFYQAKNEVQQVIIPKVVLFISFCIIKIVFVYLNGTLLIFLWLSFAELLLTYLIILINYLRKANRHLIMAVSLTEVRYLLLHSWPLMFTGVLIVLYLKSDQLLLDTLSTAVQVGEYAAAARISELWYALPTVIATALLPGLITKKRASIDAYIQAMERWLRLSFWTSTMIALVMSFFATPVTQLLYGIQYPKSGIILSIHIWANIPVFLCTALMQYQLIEGSYKTNLYASVAGLVVNIFINILLIPSLGGTGAAIATVVSYVAVCTSLVLLDKTGRLVLLMQKMLYPAEAVADVRYMFDAFKIFADNFLSVIREKYLTK; translated from the coding sequence TTGCATAAAATATTTACAAATGGTGGTTGGCTGCTGGCTGATAAACTGGCCAGGCTCTTCATCGGTCTCATAACGATGGCGATGATTGCGCGGCATATTGGTCCGGAGGCATTCGGCATCTGGAACTATGCGCTTGCCCTCACAGCCATTGTGGGTAGTCTGGCGATACTGGGACTGGATAAGGTAGTTGTCAAGGAAGTTGTTTCACATCCCCAAAGAGAAAACGGCATTATTGCCTCTACGCTGGTCATCCGTTTTGCTGCCGGTTTGCTGGCATTCCTGGTTTGTACGGCAGTGGTATACTTTACGAAGTCCGATTCGCCTTTATACCTGTATTGTACACTGATCACAGGTCTGACCATCATACTGCAGAGCTTTGATGTATTTGATTATTTCTATCAGGCGAAAAATGAAGTACAACAGGTGATTATTCCCAAGGTGGTCCTGTTTATTTCCTTCTGTATCATCAAAATTGTGTTCGTCTATCTGAATGGCACCTTATTAATTTTCTTATGGTTGTCATTCGCAGAGCTGCTGCTGACCTATCTGATCATACTGATCAACTATCTGCGGAAGGCCAACAGGCACCTGATCATGGCAGTCAGTCTGACCGAAGTAAGGTATCTGTTGTTACACAGCTGGCCGCTGATGTTCACAGGTGTACTGATCGTGCTTTACCTGAAATCAGATCAGTTATTGCTGGATACGCTCAGCACGGCTGTACAGGTAGGAGAATATGCGGCAGCAGCCAGGATCTCTGAACTGTGGTATGCATTGCCTACAGTGATTGCTACTGCCCTCCTGCCGGGGCTGATCACAAAAAAGAGGGCGAGCATTGATGCATATATACAGGCCATGGAAAGGTGGTTAAGATTGTCATTCTGGACCAGTACAATGATCGCGTTGGTAATGAGCTTTTTTGCGACACCTGTTACGCAGCTCTTGTACGGTATACAGTATCCTAAATCAGGTATTATTCTGTCTATTCACATCTGGGCAAATATCCCCGTCTTTCTCTGTACTGCGCTGATGCAGTACCAACTGATAGAGGGTTCTTACAAAACAAATCTATACGCCAGCGTCGCAGGCCTTGTTGTAAACATTTTCATCAACATACTGCTGATACCATCCCTGGGCGGAACCGGAGCCGCTATCGCCACTGTGGTATCTTATGTGGCGGTATGTACTTCATTGGTGCTGCTCGACAAAACAGGCAGGCTCGTCCTGCTTATGCAAAAAATGTTATACCCGGCAGAAGCAGTAGCGGATGTCAGGTATATGTTCGACGCCTTCAAAATCTTTGCAGACAATTTCTTATCAGTAATCCGTGAAAAGTATTTGACGAAATGA
- a CDS encoding class I SAM-dependent methyltransferase, translating to MSKLYVQYGCGPFSAPKGWKNFDASPTLRIQQLPLIGGLLKNRMHVTFPEDVLLGDILRELPGIDPDSCDGVYCSHVLEHLAYDDCVLAVQNTYKMMRPGGYFRCVVPDLESAAREYVQDLSNHDREANTKFLEKTMLGKKQRLRGFKGLIQTTLGNREHLYMWDTPSLTNILQQAGFKQVRTCQFNDCPDDMFRLVEEASRFESAVALEAIK from the coding sequence ATGAGTAAGTTATATGTCCAATATGGTTGTGGACCTTTTTCAGCACCCAAAGGCTGGAAAAACTTTGATGCATCGCCGACACTGCGTATACAACAGTTGCCCCTGATCGGTGGATTGCTGAAGAACAGAATGCATGTAACCTTTCCTGAAGATGTTTTGCTGGGCGATATTCTCAGAGAATTGCCGGGTATAGATCCCGACTCCTGCGACGGCGTATACTGCTCTCATGTACTGGAACACCTGGCATATGATGATTGTGTACTGGCCGTACAAAACACTTATAAAATGATGCGCCCGGGTGGTTACTTCCGCTGTGTCGTACCAGACCTGGAAAGCGCTGCACGGGAATATGTACAGGACCTTTCAAATCATGACAGAGAGGCGAATACCAAATTCCTGGAAAAGACCATGCTGGGCAAAAAGCAAAGACTACGTGGCTTTAAAGGACTCATTCAAACCACACTTGGCAACAGGGAACACCTGTATATGTGGGATACTCCTTCACTCACCAATATATTACAACAGGCAGGATTTAAACAGGTAAGGACCTGCCAGTTCAATGATTGTCCGGACGATATGTTCAGACTTGTAGAAGAAGCATCCAGATTCGAGAGCGCAGTTGCATTAGAGGCTATAAAATAA
- a CDS encoding FkbM family methyltransferase, giving the protein MNLIFKLADAAKVFLQSGRGLTSLLKKGVSIASTQLLHNCKHYIPEVNTILDVGANRGQFALSAKHFYPGAGIHSFEPIPEVYSTLQQNTRHIPRIHTYNFALGSTNGVLEFYANHYSHASSALHVSSLQQQLLPQTAEADQIKVPVKCMDDLLPTLPVKAPVLLKLDVQGFEKEVLKGAVHCLGQIDYLLFETSFVQMYDGEPLFDEMHNYVKELGFEFIAPVGFLQTDDLQILQMDLLYKRRR; this is encoded by the coding sequence ATGAACCTTATCTTCAAACTGGCAGACGCTGCCAAAGTCTTTTTACAATCCGGCAGAGGATTAACTTCACTCCTGAAGAAGGGCGTATCTATCGCCTCCACGCAACTGTTACACAACTGTAAGCATTACATCCCCGAAGTGAACACCATCCTGGATGTAGGCGCCAACAGGGGCCAGTTTGCTCTTTCTGCCAAACACTTTTATCCGGGCGCTGGTATTCATTCCTTCGAACCCATACCGGAGGTGTACTCTACTTTACAACAGAATACACGACATATTCCACGGATCCATACCTACAACTTTGCATTGGGCAGTACAAACGGTGTGCTGGAGTTTTATGCGAATCATTATTCACATGCCAGCTCCGCCTTACATGTATCCTCTCTGCAACAACAGCTGTTACCACAGACGGCAGAAGCAGATCAGATCAAAGTGCCTGTAAAATGTATGGACGATCTGCTGCCGACATTGCCTGTAAAAGCGCCGGTATTACTGAAACTGGATGTACAGGGCTTTGAGAAGGAAGTATTAAAAGGAGCAGTACATTGCCTGGGGCAAATAGATTATCTCCTGTTTGAGACATCCTTTGTACAGATGTATGACGGAGAGCCATTGTTCGACGAAATGCACAATTATGTAAAGGAGCTTGGCTTCGAATTTATAGCACCGGTAGGCTTTTTACAAACAGACGATCTTCAGATCCTGCAAATGGACCTTCTCTATAAAAGAAGGAGATAA
- a CDS encoding glycoside hydrolase family 2 protein — MVRKLLNATGLLLAPFLPLAAQSQYELNSGWQCNNIAKVTVKGEALSAPSYKLSGWMPATVPGTVLTTLLNNKLVPDPFYGMNNERIPDIYNTGKDHYTYWFVKDFAEQKPGADGQVWLHFRGVNDGCDIYVNGHRLNPNTHFGTYLRHSYNITQWLAKDGKNRLAVVVYPPAVVGNPNGGQGGDGTIAKNVGPQYTAGWDWIQPMRDRNTGIWDKVTIEKTGAVHIKDPQVITKVAGVRLPEGPQAPATVMVKATLENATAKSIEGTLRYKLAGNTISQKVTLAANATTTVQLPDLELKEPKLWWPSGYGPQQLYNLQLEFAENAGVDDVEEVNFGVREIQTYWNSHTNSREIAVNGQKIFIKGGNWITSDAMFRFSKERYDAEVRFHRDMNLNLIRIWGGSLTERPEFYEACDKYGMLVFQDFWMSGDCNGRWVDPMKKEDQWTRRRYPDDHNLFVESVADQIKMLRNHASLAFWCGGNEITPPADILSAIKDSLLPSLDNTRFFFHYSNTDSMSYNNLGGNGDGPYNIQPLSVFWNERTFPFNSEVGSVGVGDYESLERFIPVANMIAPENKKGGVDSVWDYHKYIPYFNQVDPYGKPKDVKDFANKAQLVNYDQYRALMEGFSAHMWDWYTGVIIWKTQNPWTALRGQMYDYYLDPNACLYGNRTGGAPLHVMCNPTDGNIFTVNNTFKYYTDVMLQLTAYDMEGKSRQLTQVFTEISPKTVQKYLSVKHGLDKMAAKEGIFLSLRLLDKDQKVIDDNLYWFPDSTGNYSGLQKMKAAKVQIVAQKAANDSITVKISNPANGPVAFFNRVSLVDSKTKKRILPVFYNDNYVSVLPGEEKLVTISGEAIGKNSNAVVTVSGWNLAEQTISVK; from the coding sequence ATGGTTCGGAAATTACTGAATGCGACAGGTCTTTTACTAGCACCTTTTTTACCATTGGCTGCACAAAGCCAATATGAATTGAACAGTGGCTGGCAATGTAATAATATTGCAAAAGTGACTGTAAAGGGAGAAGCGCTTTCTGCGCCGTCCTACAAACTTTCAGGCTGGATGCCGGCAACAGTGCCCGGAACAGTGCTGACAACATTACTGAACAATAAACTGGTGCCGGACCCTTTCTACGGCATGAACAATGAGCGTATTCCGGACATTTACAACACCGGAAAAGACCACTACACTTATTGGTTTGTAAAGGATTTTGCAGAACAGAAACCCGGTGCTGATGGCCAGGTATGGTTGCACTTCAGAGGTGTGAACGACGGTTGCGATATCTATGTGAACGGTCATCGCCTCAATCCGAACACACATTTCGGTACTTATCTCAGACATTCTTATAATATCACCCAGTGGCTGGCAAAGGATGGCAAGAACCGTCTGGCAGTAGTAGTATATCCACCTGCCGTTGTAGGTAATCCTAACGGTGGCCAGGGTGGCGATGGTACTATTGCGAAGAATGTTGGTCCTCAGTACACTGCTGGTTGGGACTGGATTCAGCCAATGCGTGACCGTAACACCGGTATCTGGGATAAAGTGACCATTGAGAAAACAGGCGCTGTACATATAAAAGATCCGCAGGTGATTACTAAAGTAGCGGGTGTAAGGTTGCCGGAAGGCCCACAGGCGCCGGCTACCGTAATGGTAAAAGCTACATTGGAGAATGCGACCGCTAAAAGCATAGAAGGTACATTGCGTTATAAACTGGCAGGTAATACCATTTCACAGAAGGTAACACTGGCAGCGAATGCAACGACTACCGTGCAATTGCCTGACCTGGAACTGAAAGAGCCTAAACTCTGGTGGCCAAGTGGTTACGGTCCGCAGCAACTATATAACCTGCAACTGGAGTTCGCAGAAAATGCAGGTGTGGACGACGTGGAAGAGGTCAACTTCGGTGTAAGAGAGATCCAAACCTACTGGAACTCACACACTAACAGCCGTGAGATTGCTGTAAATGGTCAGAAGATCTTTATCAAGGGTGGTAACTGGATCACTTCCGATGCAATGTTCCGTTTCAGCAAAGAGCGTTATGATGCCGAAGTACGTTTCCACAGGGATATGAACCTGAACCTGATCCGCATCTGGGGTGGTAGTCTGACGGAAAGACCAGAGTTCTACGAAGCCTGTGATAAATATGGTATGCTGGTATTCCAGGATTTCTGGATGTCAGGCGACTGTAACGGTAGATGGGTAGACCCGATGAAAAAAGAAGACCAATGGACACGTCGTCGTTATCCTGATGACCACAACCTGTTCGTAGAATCTGTGGCTGACCAGATCAAAATGCTGCGTAACCATGCATCCCTGGCTTTCTGGTGTGGTGGTAATGAGATCACGCCTCCGGCTGATATCCTCTCCGCAATCAAGGATTCCCTGCTGCCTTCACTGGATAATACCCGTTTCTTCTTCCATTACTCCAATACCGATAGTATGTCTTACAACAACCTGGGTGGTAATGGCGATGGTCCTTATAATATACAACCACTCTCCGTTTTCTGGAACGAAAGGACATTCCCTTTCAACTCAGAAGTAGGTTCCGTAGGTGTAGGTGATTATGAATCTCTGGAAAGATTTATCCCAGTGGCAAACATGATCGCGCCTGAGAATAAAAAAGGCGGTGTGGATTCAGTATGGGACTATCATAAATATATCCCTTACTTCAACCAGGTAGATCCATATGGTAAGCCGAAAGACGTAAAAGACTTCGCTAACAAGGCCCAGCTGGTGAACTATGACCAGTACCGTGCATTGATGGAAGGTTTCAGCGCGCATATGTGGGATTGGTATACAGGGGTGATTATCTGGAAAACACAAAATCCATGGACCGCACTGCGTGGTCAGATGTATGATTACTACCTCGATCCAAACGCCTGTCTGTATGGTAACCGTACCGGTGGCGCGCCACTGCACGTAATGTGTAACCCGACCGACGGTAACATCTTCACTGTCAATAATACTTTTAAATATTATACAGATGTAATGCTGCAACTGACAGCATATGATATGGAAGGGAAGAGCAGACAGCTTACCCAGGTATTTACTGAGATTAGTCCGAAGACTGTACAGAAGTACCTGTCTGTGAAGCATGGTCTGGATAAAATGGCCGCTAAAGAAGGTATATTCCTGTCTTTACGCCTGCTGGACAAAGACCAGAAAGTAATAGATGATAACCTGTACTGGTTCCCTGACAGCACCGGTAACTATTCCGGTCTGCAGAAAATGAAGGCTGCTAAAGTACAGATCGTAGCACAAAAGGCTGCTAATGATAGTATTACGGTGAAGATCAGCAATCCTGCCAATGGTCCGGTGGCATTCTTTAACCGCGTATCACTGGTGGATAGCAAAACAAAGAAACGTATCCTGCCTGTGTTCTATAATGATAACTATGTGTCTGTATTACCGGGAGAAGAGAAGCTGGTGACTATCAGTGGAGAAGCAATCGGTAAAAATAGTAATGCCGTGGTAACGGTTTCAGGATGGAATCTGGCAGAACAAACTATCAGCGTTAAATAG
- a CDS encoding WcaI family glycosyltransferase, which produces MSKRLLLIGGNFAPELTGVGKYNGEMIGWLANNGYDCTVITSFPHYPQWKIQAPYTKSRYWYKKETGYYGHVKVYRCPQYIPARPSGGRRLLMDFSFALSASFQLLLELFRKKADFVMVVAPPFHLGLLGVLYSKLRKATFIYHVQDLQIEAARDLHMISSPALIKLLFGIERFILGRADIISSISEGMIQKIREKCGHTITSFPNWVDVRLFHPLEHKQEIKTAYGFASSDTVILYAGAIGEKQGLEAILHVAQQVRHQSHIKFLICGAGPYREKLHQQVHAQGLRNIQFRDPEPFDNFNRLLNMADVHLVIQKASAGDLVMPSKLTTILAVGGVAVVTANEHTSLYKVVTENEIGIVVPADDAGALASGILQAVTKSQEHITGNARRYALEYLSIDKIMSRMEDTIRAST; this is translated from the coding sequence ATGTCGAAACGTTTATTACTGATAGGCGGCAACTTTGCCCCTGAACTGACGGGTGTAGGAAAATACAATGGAGAGATGATCGGATGGCTGGCAAACAATGGTTACGATTGTACGGTCATCACGTCTTTTCCGCATTATCCACAATGGAAAATACAGGCGCCCTATACTAAAAGCAGGTATTGGTATAAAAAAGAAACGGGATATTATGGTCATGTGAAGGTCTACAGATGTCCGCAGTATATTCCCGCACGGCCATCTGGTGGCAGACGACTACTAATGGACTTTAGTTTTGCGCTCAGCGCATCTTTTCAACTGTTACTGGAGTTATTCAGAAAGAAAGCCGACTTCGTAATGGTAGTGGCGCCTCCATTTCATCTGGGATTACTGGGTGTGTTATACAGCAAACTCAGAAAAGCGACTTTCATTTATCACGTACAGGACTTACAGATAGAGGCCGCCCGGGATCTGCATATGATATCTTCCCCTGCCCTGATAAAGCTGCTTTTTGGTATCGAAAGATTTATCCTAGGCAGGGCTGACATTATCAGCAGTATTTCTGAGGGGATGATCCAGAAAATCAGGGAGAAATGCGGGCATACTATTACCAGTTTTCCGAACTGGGTAGACGTACGCCTATTTCATCCGCTGGAACATAAACAGGAAATCAAAACGGCGTATGGCTTCGCAAGCAGCGATACTGTCATACTATATGCAGGTGCGATCGGAGAGAAACAGGGGCTAGAGGCTATTCTACATGTAGCGCAACAGGTCAGGCACCAGTCACACATCAAATTTCTGATCTGCGGTGCAGGTCCGTACAGGGAAAAGTTGCACCAGCAGGTACATGCACAGGGCTTGCGTAATATTCAATTCAGGGATCCGGAACCATTTGACAACTTCAACCGCTTGCTGAATATGGCGGATGTACATCTGGTCATCCAGAAAGCAAGTGCGGGAGACCTGGTGATGCCGTCCAAACTGACCACGATCCTTGCGGTGGGTGGCGTGGCGGTAGTTACTGCAAATGAACACACTAGTCTTTATAAAGTAGTAACGGAAAATGAAATAGGGATTGTCGTGCCGGCAGATGATGCCGGTGCATTGGCAAGCGGCATTTTACAGGCTGTCACTAAAAGCCAAGAGCACATCACCGGAAATGCCCGGAGATATGCTCTTGAATATCTTTCTATTGACAAAATAATGTCGAGGATGGAGGATACCATCAGGGCATCCACATAA
- a CDS encoding glycosyltransferase family 4 protein: MQIFLDNIVFTIQKAGGVSVYWYELLQGMCNAGLPVSFLNAGLNPGNIFERQLNYQQHPCIRESWIPPKYLRYLPLQYTLPHSAIFHAGYLRVSPQKNVLNIMTVHDFAHERRIATRFPRGLANTRQKAYGIKRADGIICISDSTRKELLHFFPDTDPSKLRVVYHGIADTFFPLDKTAPGTASLPAGINKPYILYVGGRDNYKNFAIALDTIALLPSAYMLVVAGGGPWHKQEKQLIAEKLPGRYLIAENVHPADLNTLYNHATCLLYPSCYEGFGFPPGEAMKAGCPVVTTNCTSMPEVVGNAGLLATEITARSFAEKILQLEDNSFRQEVIQAGIAQASLFTWEKSVRETIRFYKDCWNNKFAS; this comes from the coding sequence ATGCAGATTTTCCTGGACAATATCGTATTTACCATACAAAAAGCAGGCGGCGTATCAGTATACTGGTATGAACTGTTGCAGGGAATGTGCAATGCAGGTTTACCGGTCAGTTTCCTGAATGCAGGGCTTAATCCTGGTAATATCTTTGAACGGCAGCTGAACTATCAGCAGCATCCCTGTATCCGGGAAAGCTGGATACCCCCAAAATATCTGCGTTATCTGCCCCTGCAATACACGTTGCCCCATAGCGCCATATTCCACGCCGGATACCTGCGCGTATCCCCCCAGAAAAATGTGCTGAATATTATGACAGTGCATGACTTTGCGCATGAGCGCAGAATCGCCACCCGTTTCCCGAGAGGGCTTGCCAATACAAGACAGAAAGCTTATGGCATCAAACGGGCGGATGGTATTATCTGCATATCTGACAGTACCAGAAAAGAATTACTGCATTTTTTCCCCGATACCGATCCCTCAAAATTAAGGGTAGTGTACCACGGCATTGCCGATACTTTTTTCCCGTTAGATAAAACAGCTCCTGGTACTGCTTCCCTGCCTGCAGGCATCAACAAACCTTACATCCTGTATGTAGGCGGAAGGGACAATTACAAAAACTTCGCGATAGCACTGGATACGATTGCCCTGCTTCCATCTGCTTATATGCTTGTAGTAGCGGGCGGAGGACCCTGGCATAAACAGGAAAAGCAGCTGATAGCAGAAAAACTACCAGGGCGTTACCTGATTGCGGAGAATGTACATCCTGCCGATCTGAATACGCTTTACAACCACGCCACTTGTCTGCTCTATCCTTCCTGCTATGAGGGCTTTGGCTTTCCTCCGGGAGAAGCAATGAAGGCTGGTTGCCCTGTGGTAACCACCAACTGCACCTCCATGCCTGAAGTGGTAGGAAACGCCGGACTGCTGGCTACCGAAATAACAGCGAGATCATTTGCGGAAAAGATCCTGCAACTGGAAGATAATAGCTTCCGGCAGGAGGTTATACAAGCCGGGATCGCACAGGCAAGCCTGTTCACCTGGGAAAAGAGTGTCAGGGAAACAATACGTTTTTATAAAGATTGCTGGAACAACAAATTTGCATCATGA
- a CDS encoding FkbM family methyltransferase, with amino-acid sequence MTSVKKILATLASKVAPQIRYLAPAYSSEGEDLILKRIFDNKTNGIYVDVGAHHPFRVSNTYLFYKMKWTGINIDPMPGSKALFDKYRPQDVNLEMGVSATRQQLTYHIFNEPALNTFSPDKVEEYTQDPKYQVIKEKKIETWPLAEILDHYLPKGRSIDFLTIDAEGLDMDVLRSNNWQKYRPTYILVESNPFLLSDMDNCELGQFMQQAGYAIFAKTYYTYFFKNMNHE; translated from the coding sequence ATGACGAGTGTAAAAAAAATATTAGCAACCCTGGCCTCAAAAGTTGCCCCACAGATCCGGTATCTGGCGCCGGCTTATAGCTCCGAAGGAGAAGATCTTATTCTGAAAAGGATCTTCGACAATAAAACAAACGGTATATATGTCGATGTAGGTGCACATCATCCTTTCCGTGTGTCTAATACTTACCTGTTTTATAAAATGAAATGGACAGGTATCAACATTGATCCCATGCCCGGCTCAAAAGCGCTTTTTGATAAATACCGGCCGCAGGATGTTAACCTTGAGATGGGGGTATCCGCCACCAGGCAGCAACTGACCTACCATATATTCAACGAACCGGCACTGAATACCTTCTCTCCTGACAAGGTAGAAGAGTACACACAGGATCCGAAATACCAGGTTATTAAGGAAAAGAAAATAGAGACCTGGCCATTAGCAGAGATACTCGATCACTATCTGCCCAAAGGGAGGTCTATTGACTTTCTCACCATCGATGCGGAAGGGCTGGATATGGACGTGCTCAGGTCGAATAACTGGCAGAAGTACCGTCCTACCTACATACTGGTAGAATCGAATCCTTTCCTGCTTTCTGATATGGATAACTGCGAACTGGGACAATTTATGCAACAGGCGGGGTATGCCATTTTCGCAAAAACCTATTATACCTACTTCTTTAAAAACATGAATCATGAGTAA
- a CDS encoding undecaprenyl-phosphate glucose phosphotransferase: MKRRIHATQFLRQTIDYIVLTSAFLLTRQYIADKGDVFLSNFNVLLLMTSLFIWTVTGTSLRMYDDYRKTSSYSFEFVAILKNVLLHVCILSFLFFYFFKSYPYPRTFTLLYGVYIFTGIITTKYIVKKLTLRWRSLHRNPKNVLIVGTGQTGMNFYHTITANNHFGYNCVGFVDDQTNSLVNGRYLGKISELTNILESNEIDDVIVALPESSREQTQQIIVTSERAAKRVQLISDMQQYCTPTTSVNLLGNIPLVNLRSFALDDPGHQRLKRAFDICFTLTMMLSFSWLFILIAILIKISSKGPVIFKQERWGLNNKKITCYKFRSMKVQASEVDSNGKFLQATRDDQRVTSIGRFLRKTNLDELPQCINVLMGNMSFVGPRPHATPLHIEARETIQHYMLRQMVKPGITGWAQVNGCRGETRFSGQMQKRVDLDIWYIENYSFWLDCQIIFQTMMNMIKGDKNAY; this comes from the coding sequence ATGAAACGACGTATTCATGCTACTCAGTTTCTAAGGCAGACGATCGACTACATAGTACTGACTTCCGCATTTTTGTTAACCAGACAATACATCGCGGATAAAGGAGATGTGTTCTTATCCAATTTCAATGTCCTCCTGCTGATGACAAGTCTGTTCATATGGACCGTCACGGGAACTTCTCTCCGGATGTATGACGACTACCGGAAGACGTCTTCCTATTCCTTCGAATTTGTAGCCATACTGAAAAACGTATTGCTGCATGTATGCATATTGTCTTTTCTGTTCTTTTACTTTTTTAAATCATACCCTTATCCCCGTACTTTCACGTTACTGTATGGAGTGTACATATTCACGGGTATTATTACGACCAAGTATATTGTTAAGAAACTCACATTACGCTGGAGGTCCCTTCACCGCAATCCTAAAAACGTGCTGATTGTCGGCACGGGACAAACGGGTATGAATTTTTACCACACGATCACGGCTAATAATCACTTTGGTTATAACTGTGTGGGCTTTGTGGATGATCAGACCAACTCGCTGGTAAACGGACGTTACCTGGGAAAGATCTCCGAACTGACCAATATCCTGGAGTCGAATGAAATTGATGATGTCATCGTTGCATTACCGGAATCTTCCAGAGAACAAACCCAACAGATTATTGTGACCAGTGAAAGAGCTGCCAAAAGGGTACAGCTTATATCAGATATGCAGCAATACTGTACGCCTACCACCAGTGTCAATCTGTTGGGGAACATACCGTTGGTGAACCTGCGTTCCTTTGCCCTGGACGATCCCGGGCATCAGCGGCTGAAACGGGCATTTGATATCTGTTTTACACTCACCATGATGCTCTCGTTCAGCTGGTTGTTTATACTGATAGCGATACTTATTAAAATATCTTCCAAAGGACCAGTGATCTTTAAACAGGAAAGATGGGGCCTGAATAACAAAAAGATTACCTGTTACAAGTTCCGTTCCATGAAAGTACAGGCCTCCGAAGTAGACAGCAATGGTAAGTTCCTGCAGGCTACCCGTGATGACCAACGTGTAACAAGTATAGGACGCTTCCTGCGTAAGACCAACCTTGATGAATTACCACAATGTATCAATGTGCTGATGGGCAATATGTCTTTTGTAGGACCACGTCCGCATGCCACTCCCCTGCATATTGAAGCAAGAGAAACGATACAGCACTATATGCTTCGCCAGATGGTAAAACCTGGTATTACCGGCTGGGCACAGGTGAATGGTTGCAGAGGCGAAACCCGCTTTTCAGGACAAATGCAGAAACGCGTTGACCTGGATATCTGGTATATAGAAAATTATAGTTTCTGGCTGGACTGCCAGATCATCTTCCAGACAATGATGAACATGATCAAGGGAGATAAAAATGCGTACTGA